In Fibrobacter sp. UBA4297, the following proteins share a genomic window:
- a CDS encoding S41 family peptidase yields the protein MFLRIILAATLLCLLGCSDFIHPVKSTPEPTEYSFNYWLLQKIYLYEDELPNLSEEGDSAKDLYATLKDPFTTYTPPAKSEERATQISTSKIIGGDIGLRYYNITDAAYPIYIARVYPQSPAGSAGIPRFGNILRANGIELNGERAFATYDSIRNYSKNIDLVVAYKKDTTLYKLEKEIVYAPTVFVDTLFDDSTNGYPGIVFVSIEGFKDSTADRKNGTYGELKSYLDSTISDKRVRVLDLRNNPGGLVRQCLKMADLFVSKGTLSTRHSRSLDADGETYHIRTSEIAKSGDVGESGKFIILANRGSASASEIFIAAVTETTDIPFVGNTTYGKGVGQTTFFTYNGALATITNFEFLTPKGNSYHKEGIHPKYECSATVYENCAAQIANKIYGVQIPNQNESLAKKSAEISEQNTSSESKGEAFIWADSDFYLKHFQKSLR from the coding sequence ATGTTTCTCCGAATAATTCTAGCTGCGACGCTTTTGTGCCTGCTCGGATGCTCAGACTTTATCCATCCGGTCAAAAGCACACCGGAACCGACAGAGTATTCCTTTAACTACTGGCTCCTACAAAAAATATACCTGTACGAAGACGAGCTTCCGAACTTGTCCGAAGAAGGGGATTCCGCAAAGGACCTCTACGCGACACTCAAGGACCCGTTTACAACTTACACGCCCCCCGCCAAAAGCGAAGAACGAGCAACGCAAATCAGCACTAGCAAAATCATCGGCGGTGATATCGGCCTTCGCTACTACAACATTACAGACGCGGCATATCCCATATACATCGCACGCGTGTATCCCCAAAGCCCCGCCGGGAGCGCAGGCATTCCAAGGTTCGGGAACATCCTTAGGGCTAATGGCATCGAACTGAACGGAGAACGCGCATTCGCAACTTACGACTCTATCCGCAACTACAGCAAGAACATTGACCTCGTTGTTGCCTACAAGAAAGACACCACCTTATACAAGCTGGAAAAAGAAATCGTCTATGCACCGACCGTATTTGTCGATACGCTATTTGACGATTCAACAAATGGATACCCAGGCATTGTGTTTGTTTCCATCGAAGGCTTCAAGGATTCCACAGCGGATAGGAAAAACGGAACATACGGAGAGCTTAAAAGCTACCTGGACTCCACGATTTCGGACAAGCGCGTCCGAGTACTCGACTTGCGCAACAACCCCGGTGGACTTGTTAGGCAATGCTTAAAGATGGCAGACCTTTTTGTCAGCAAGGGAACTCTTTCGACGAGGCATTCCCGTTCGCTAGACGCCGACGGAGAGACATACCACATAAGAACGTCTGAAATCGCAAAGTCCGGTGATGTCGGCGAATCCGGCAAGTTCATCATCCTGGCCAATAGAGGTTCGGCGAGCGCTTCTGAAATTTTCATTGCGGCCGTCACCGAAACAACAGACATTCCGTTTGTCGGGAACACAACTTACGGAAAGGGCGTTGGGCAGACAACATTTTTCACATACAACGGAGCACTTGCCACAATTACAAATTTTGAATTTTTGACACCCAAGGGCAACTCCTACCACAAAGAGGGAATCCACCCCAAGTATGAATGCAGTGCCACCGTCTACGAAAATTGCGCTGCCCAAATTGCAAACAAGATTTACGGAGTCCAGATACCCAATCAAAACGAATCCTTAGCAAAGAAGTCCGCAGAAATTTCAGAACAAAATACGAGCTCAGAATCAAAGGGAGAAGCTTTTATATGGGCAGATTCAGACTTTTACTTAAAACACTTCCAAAAATCTCTTCGTTAG
- a CDS encoding AIPR family protein, which produces MELTKSQERRLAFVASLLSLNPNDPNDRIKALRHLNLDENGCFHGFQYSQGFMEFFIFLDEDTPLEKVVAHLNADLKQLQIAVFRTSDPTNPFFLSLREEADPWAVNKITDEETEEDENAPASRPYMETLEITVLRTRASRDITDSELERTLKDMRRKLSLWKADVKAKLEIIAEHDDLTRDFRSADDKLEIEMDSEPLHLTSDHGELFLGFCPIRTIFDYHVALGKRLKTKHNMAIVSSNIRTYLGNLTHTNAALIDAFQTMERNDDKNVNVDDFPFLHNGMTLTGDDLRLKERDGKKVLFIERPKIINGAQSLFTYEQYAKKSKHPVNPQVLVKVVVPYQGADNFLNQVTMANNRQNPVFSYHLRAADDLQFFIWQRYQEEGFTYVYKDGVRLKARTRKLEVRMRPELAKTLFMMDGKLSECRSSDCIFDKETLYQRCFGAFVRVAPEKEKDFVRKTIAFTKAWQLLSRLPIKIRKVTPGKGVSIEANDDNPLTRITWNGRLEDKFIFRSAVKDLVVALALRHWLIYGNPIQDFEWLVENELNFNDSILKYASRIYTDDLKNILISEFKDNTAYYDTITTIDKDSGESVERRLWKGFSNTATYDKMIELLCKKNPAWEKCRGGIEVFL; this is translated from the coding sequence ATGGAACTAACAAAATCGCAGGAACGCCGCTTAGCATTTGTCGCTAGCCTCTTGAGCTTGAACCCTAACGACCCGAACGATAGAATCAAGGCACTCCGGCATCTGAACCTAGATGAAAATGGATGCTTCCACGGCTTCCAGTATTCTCAGGGCTTTATGGAATTCTTCATCTTCCTGGACGAAGATACACCGCTCGAAAAGGTTGTGGCACATCTGAATGCCGACCTGAAGCAACTCCAGATAGCCGTGTTCCGTACTAGCGATCCGACCAATCCGTTCTTCCTCTCGCTCCGCGAAGAAGCTGACCCGTGGGCCGTCAATAAGATTACAGACGAAGAGACCGAAGAGGACGAAAACGCCCCGGCCAGCCGTCCGTACATGGAAACGCTCGAAATCACCGTGCTCCGTACTCGCGCAAGCCGCGACATCACGGACTCCGAACTTGAACGTACCCTGAAGGACATGCGCAGAAAGCTCTCGCTCTGGAAGGCTGATGTCAAGGCGAAACTCGAAATCATTGCAGAACATGACGACCTTACCCGCGACTTCCGCAGCGCAGACGACAAGCTTGAAATCGAGATGGACTCCGAACCGCTCCACCTCACGTCCGATCATGGCGAACTTTTCCTCGGTTTCTGCCCGATCCGTACTATTTTTGATTACCACGTTGCCCTTGGTAAGCGCCTCAAGACCAAGCACAACATGGCTATCGTTAGCTCTAACATCCGTACTTACCTCGGTAACCTCACTCATACGAACGCAGCTCTTATCGACGCCTTCCAGACGATGGAAAGGAATGACGACAAGAACGTGAACGTCGATGACTTTCCGTTCCTCCACAACGGCATGACCCTTACGGGTGATGACCTGCGCCTCAAGGAACGCGATGGCAAGAAGGTGCTTTTCATTGAACGTCCGAAGATCATCAACGGTGCCCAGTCCCTCTTCACGTACGAACAGTATGCCAAGAAGAGCAAGCACCCGGTGAACCCGCAGGTGCTCGTGAAGGTCGTTGTGCCGTATCAGGGCGCCGACAACTTCTTGAACCAGGTGACCATGGCTAACAACCGCCAGAACCCGGTGTTCAGCTACCATCTGCGTGCAGCCGATGACCTGCAGTTCTTCATTTGGCAGCGTTACCAGGAAGAAGGCTTTACCTACGTATACAAGGACGGTGTCCGCCTTAAGGCACGTACCCGCAAACTCGAAGTCCGCATGCGTCCGGAACTTGCAAAGACCCTCTTTATGATGGATGGCAAGCTCAGCGAATGCCGCTCCAGCGACTGCATCTTTGACAAGGAAACGCTCTATCAGCGTTGCTTCGGTGCGTTTGTGCGCGTTGCTCCTGAAAAGGAAAAGGACTTCGTCCGTAAGACTATCGCCTTCACGAAGGCTTGGCAGCTTCTTAGCCGCCTCCCGATCAAGATCCGCAAGGTCACTCCGGGTAAGGGCGTGTCCATCGAAGCGAACGACGATAACCCGCTGACCCGCATCACGTGGAACGGCCGCCTCGAAGACAAGTTCATCTTCCGCAGTGCAGTGAAGGACCTCGTGGTTGCTCTTGCGCTCCGTCACTGGCTCATCTACGGCAATCCGATCCAGGACTTTGAATGGCTCGTCGAAAACGAACTCAACTTCAACGATTCCATCCTCAAGTATGCATCCCGCATTTACACGGACGACTTGAAGAATATCTTGATTTCTGAATTCAAGGACAACACCGCCTACTACGACACCATTACGACAATCGACAAGGATTCCGGTGAATCTGTGGAACGTCGCTTGTGGAAGGGCTTCTCCAATACGGCTACTTACGACAAGATGATTGAACTCTTGTGCAAGAAGAATCCGGCTTGGGAAAAGTGCCGTGGCGGTATTGAAGTATTCCTCTAG
- a CDS encoding leucine-rich repeat domain-containing protein, which produces MNLLDIIAKAKQEKAKTLDLSQKGLRLLPPELFEIESLEELNLDRNLLVEIPDDIGLLKNLKSLSVSENDLMELPESIGELTKLENLYLGYNSLSDLPESVGKLVNLQTVNIAKNQLLDLPLEIGNWQKVVKLSLHDNMLSEIPATIGKMKSLVKLYLDNNELSTIPATLSHLENLEIFMVSGNRLGAIPSEFSNLKSLRELVLDANQLATLPESLAECESLQTISVIENPLEGGIPRVLLDKKGLSIDQ; this is translated from the coding sequence ATGAATTTACTAGATATCATTGCCAAGGCAAAACAGGAAAAGGCAAAAACGCTCGACCTTTCCCAGAAGGGTCTGCGTCTCTTGCCACCGGAACTTTTTGAAATCGAATCCCTCGAGGAACTCAACCTCGACCGCAACTTGCTCGTTGAAATTCCGGACGATATCGGGCTTTTGAAGAACCTGAAGAGCCTCTCCGTGAGCGAAAACGACCTCATGGAACTGCCGGAATCCATCGGCGAACTCACAAAACTTGAAAACCTCTACCTCGGGTACAACAGCCTTTCGGACCTCCCGGAATCTGTAGGCAAGCTCGTGAACCTCCAGACGGTGAACATCGCCAAAAACCAGCTCCTGGACCTGCCGCTCGAAATCGGCAACTGGCAGAAGGTGGTCAAGCTTTCGCTCCACGACAACATGCTCTCCGAAATTCCGGCAACCATCGGCAAGATGAAGAGCCTCGTGAAGCTGTACCTCGACAACAACGAACTTTCTACAATCCCAGCAACGCTCTCGCACCTCGAGAACCTCGAAATTTTCATGGTCTCGGGCAACCGCCTGGGCGCCATTCCGTCGGAGTTCAGCAACCTCAAGAGCCTCCGCGAACTCGTGCTCGACGCAAACCAGCTCGCGACCCTCCCGGAAAGCCTCGCCGAATGCGAAAGCCTCCAGACAATCTCCGTCATCGAAAACCCGCTCGAAGGTGGTATCCCGCGCGTGCTTCTTGACAAGAAGGGACTGAGCATCGACCAGTAG
- the sprA gene encoding cell surface protein SprA, with the protein MRFRKFLKSALWGFAASSIVAVGSVWSQDGTLSSYESLFDDELFQDVPAPKSTASVASSSSAAPASSAVAPASSAAPAKMSQPSVAVSSAAEPASSAVAPKSSSSSVEVPPSSSVAKPISSSAAVMSSSSVVLAPKSEVEQHTVASAEMPEDSVTEVSADEWQPAIKYIPVPKSTSPLDGLLPLGGIGMRPGLMNTSKGQVFSHDIDVATREIDVTEKRVNSVSRSDTTVLWTSHYPELADYVSDMYDVGRKRLWLNGLVGQSDGGYEAPETGSVFDITIPVNMPAWMKDFGFNKPKLMLKGSMDVRFKGYGEKDDAEGSTKTSLWPSPSLDYNPSFMVEGKIGPYITVEIKNVDEGLGSQNEVRVVYEESFKGEFEDYILQRVEAGTTNLSLAGTEFTGYSENHQGLFGIKAEWKLGDWRLTTIASQDGGQQEEYSLKASESTTEFQVTDKQFLAYRYYFLNHEARDAYIKEAIKGRTTSNYKVSELKLYKRSALNTSDDVIKNVKVVYTTRQGTQITKTVDRMVEIPRSDYKYDSKTGILKINGVNRNTLIVANYSTEKRSGTDLRNGGEGVLIQWDATLSELTDIDKLMLRNVYSIGISDASANNFVLRMKNKAGISGNYLKTLGLADATNGTPLVNDATIFKKDSLGSFTGEMWLPCKRFDDSTYSGRADAIELASQNCLEPLRNLDTTAAMAQLYNLPVYNLNRYTSLFYFESVGKRRNSTLSVRDPNSSYSVNSGSCMDISPGSEKVTAGSTTLIRGTDYEVNYELGQIELLSERALDPNKEIKVKFECEPMFEIDNKLLLGARAELPLDLYGFGAGSVFGVTALYKSQSTTAEVPTLGNEPYSSFLWGFNIRLQDSVQALTDLVNAIPGIQTTASSNWRVEAEFASSRHNANTSNTQTALVEDFESTSTGLVYPLSRQSWYPASPPGGIDSLPFRSTYIEDLDYRHQGEFIWHSNNTELYKYIYDNVGNSDVDNQHLTVLKMTLRPNDNLMGNSWGGIMRANSSYYQDLSEMKYLEVVARGNSGSIFIDLGLISEDVSINGYAPNGIYNGENQLGMTTARHDRGLDELTGNDESRVVWDCRYSVCKADTLSASRGNIDPSTRDVAGDDFKDLDEESDPPRSINGTENNLGERAYDTEDINRNGSFDTDISFVRYRIDLSSTDKIEFEELKNGWRRWRIPLNLYDTIVSPMGSGYKEILAEAQFTRMWLGRLGPGVSEAKVQVVSLGVLGNAWEENTVAKLYRTSTNENSQIVEVNGVENTVTESVSSDTTYIKVSTINNRENAKKYFKSPNTVTERDADSNAPLKETALVLEYHDMSPGQEVGVTRLFESDTKNFSAYKSLKMEIHYENGGETKADKPPVRFALQFGEGTIDGSRDYYEWSFRPKDLDMSVCTPDRVQDCHEQNWIDNAFAMDLSDFSDLKRGRHPPYLEPVVKKIGGDREEVLRLVGNPSITKVDWIRFVIIADSTASRNDLKGTFWVNDLRLSDMDTEWGYAARVNGQVNFADFISLSGAVRYQDGDFATLSNSGRSPKPDLATAASQLDVSADISIALNKFLNDSLGYHIPMSFSYHSSTKRPYMKPTDDMMLKKSSFVDLTGDMFQGDLAVESDDEENKLRDNAESKGYESYVQDLGFSVSYHKDYKARESKLGEFFSQAFLERPALSYSYHQSEGRSTTSADSTYSYHTLFEYKLGTFSMFKFKPFEGLAKYSWLKDLAKTEFEPWPQTFDVTLFDFNYVRYVNQTRDPDFVEPQVDKVVTYTAELNHKLNLRWNILSFLTTSYSINIKRDMFGGGDREGFTKENFFTFDKGGLFASGYIFDHDHSDRKVYVSRDSLVVIPVDTVARTDASGKQLPIDMQNPDSYEIRYDTTAFYKVDSVGHRQYGRAYGILRNERSRNQQFRINFNPKLIPFIPFNMQFSSDFNQQKSIPDDFSFLDPSSVEKNYWTISQTNRFEFTPSLRVIELANLFGKDNAVSGFFNKLKWREVKFNWNASTNTIGENFTLAQLYEEQGVTPFQYYLYGLGLGDGHGGRGLWNIMTGNMGMTSRDDFTGFAQYRNKNVDTLVYQGSFRNSVSRSLQISTGFTLPIWDISLSTDFQWKEDFSQSREYPLYIDTTTTFPKFGIGLSIPNIAQKVSFLNRFRSVSLNSRFDYNRTMTSRPFQSAEDSWVRVWNFNPLIRVTFLLQNNMRIENSVRMKIESTNRRPKEEVISNPCWPDESEEICTDTTKYFLETPWIPTWLYNDFAINVGDDFSISYPLKLDKGFQLWKWFFKLKNNIDLKLTAGYDYRKTIRKEYKPVDGYDMMNEESGTDGVFVRYQYDSGVKPFVAYKPKLELNYRTVPSRTHEWFIRPSASYTFNKMASLSSYIEYRQIYEKLDDETAHMRQILQFELALMLRFD; encoded by the coding sequence TTGCGTTTTAGAAAGTTTTTAAAATCCGCCCTTTGGGGTTTTGCTGCAAGCAGCATTGTGGCTGTGGGTTCCGTCTGGTCTCAGGATGGAACGCTTAGCTCGTATGAATCTCTTTTTGACGATGAACTTTTCCAGGATGTGCCTGCTCCGAAATCGACGGCTTCTGTAGCGTCGTCTTCGAGTGCAGCTCCTGCATCGAGTGCCGTAGCACCTGCTTCAAGTGCGGCGCCGGCCAAGATGTCTCAACCGTCTGTGGCGGTTTCGTCTGCGGCTGAACCTGCATCTAGTGCAGTGGCGCCTAAATCGTCTTCGTCAAGTGTCGAAGTTCCGCCATCTTCTTCTGTCGCAAAGCCGATATCGTCTTCTGCAGCAGTAATGTCTTCGTCGTCTGTGGTGCTTGCTCCAAAGTCTGAGGTTGAGCAACATACAGTTGCAAGTGCTGAAATGCCAGAAGATTCTGTTACCGAAGTCTCGGCGGATGAATGGCAGCCTGCTATCAAGTACATCCCGGTTCCGAAGTCGACATCCCCGCTTGATGGTCTTCTCCCGCTGGGCGGCATTGGCATGCGCCCTGGGCTCATGAATACGTCTAAGGGCCAGGTTTTCTCTCACGATATCGACGTCGCTACTCGCGAAATCGATGTGACTGAGAAGCGTGTGAATTCGGTTTCTCGCTCCGATACAACCGTGCTCTGGACATCGCATTATCCGGAGCTTGCGGATTACGTCTCGGACATGTACGATGTGGGCCGTAAGCGTTTGTGGCTCAATGGCCTAGTCGGTCAGAGCGATGGCGGCTACGAAGCGCCAGAAACGGGTTCCGTCTTTGATATTACTATCCCGGTGAACATGCCTGCGTGGATGAAGGACTTTGGTTTTAACAAGCCGAAGCTCATGCTCAAAGGTTCGATGGACGTGCGCTTCAAGGGCTATGGCGAAAAGGACGATGCCGAGGGTAGCACCAAGACGAGCCTCTGGCCGTCTCCGTCCTTGGACTACAACCCGAGCTTCATGGTCGAAGGTAAGATTGGTCCGTACATTACTGTCGAAATTAAGAATGTGGATGAAGGTCTCGGTTCGCAGAACGAAGTCCGCGTCGTTTACGAGGAATCGTTCAAGGGCGAATTCGAAGACTACATCTTGCAACGCGTCGAAGCGGGTACGACAAATTTGTCTTTGGCCGGTACTGAATTTACGGGTTATTCAGAAAATCACCAGGGACTTTTCGGTATCAAGGCTGAATGGAAGCTTGGCGACTGGAGACTTACGACGATTGCCTCTCAGGATGGCGGCCAACAAGAGGAATATTCCCTTAAGGCAAGCGAATCGACAACGGAATTCCAGGTGACAGACAAGCAGTTTCTTGCTTACCGCTATTACTTCTTGAACCACGAAGCGAGGGACGCCTATATCAAAGAGGCTATCAAGGGTCGTACGACTTCGAACTACAAGGTGTCGGAGCTAAAACTTTATAAGAGAAGCGCCTTGAATACGTCTGATGATGTTATCAAGAACGTGAAGGTTGTCTATACGACGCGCCAGGGAACGCAGATTACGAAAACGGTGGACCGTATGGTCGAAATTCCACGTTCTGATTATAAGTACGATTCCAAGACCGGCATCTTGAAGATTAACGGGGTCAACCGCAATACGCTTATTGTCGCGAATTATAGTACTGAAAAGCGCTCTGGCACTGATTTGCGCAATGGTGGTGAAGGCGTGCTCATCCAATGGGATGCAACGCTCAGTGAACTTACTGATATTGATAAGCTGATGTTGCGTAACGTTTATTCGATTGGCATTTCCGATGCAAGCGCCAATAACTTTGTACTTCGCATGAAGAACAAGGCTGGCATTTCTGGCAACTACTTGAAGACTCTTGGACTTGCGGATGCCACGAACGGAACGCCTTTGGTCAATGACGCAACTATCTTCAAAAAAGATTCGTTAGGCAGTTTTACCGGTGAAATGTGGTTGCCTTGTAAGCGCTTTGATGATTCAACTTATAGCGGGCGTGCTGATGCAATTGAACTGGCCAGCCAGAACTGCTTGGAACCGCTTCGCAATTTGGATACGACGGCGGCCATGGCCCAGCTTTATAACTTGCCGGTCTACAACCTGAACCGATATACAAGCCTGTTCTATTTTGAATCTGTGGGCAAGCGCCGCAATTCTACGCTTAGCGTGCGTGACCCGAATTCAAGCTATTCCGTGAATAGCGGTAGCTGCATGGATATTTCTCCGGGGTCTGAAAAAGTGACCGCCGGTTCTACAACGCTTATCCGCGGAACGGACTACGAAGTCAACTATGAACTTGGACAGATTGAACTTTTAAGTGAACGCGCTCTTGACCCGAACAAAGAAATCAAGGTCAAGTTTGAATGCGAACCCATGTTCGAAATTGATAACAAGTTGCTTTTAGGTGCGCGTGCCGAATTGCCTTTGGACTTGTATGGCTTTGGAGCCGGGTCTGTCTTTGGTGTTACAGCCCTTTACAAGAGCCAGAGCACGACGGCTGAAGTCCCGACTCTTGGAAACGAACCGTATTCCAGCTTCTTGTGGGGCTTTAACATTCGCTTGCAGGATTCTGTACAGGCGCTCACGGACTTGGTCAATGCGATTCCGGGTATCCAGACAACCGCGTCTTCGAATTGGCGCGTTGAAGCTGAATTTGCTAGCAGTCGGCACAATGCGAACACGAGCAATACGCAGACTGCTCTTGTCGAAGATTTTGAATCGACCTCGACTGGTCTTGTGTATCCGCTTTCCAGACAGTCCTGGTATCCGGCATCGCCTCCGGGCGGTATAGACTCCCTTCCGTTCCGGTCGACATACATTGAAGACCTGGACTATCGCCATCAGGGTGAATTTATTTGGCATAGCAACAATACAGAACTTTACAAGTACATTTATGATAACGTAGGCAACTCCGATGTTGACAACCAGCACTTGACCGTGCTCAAGATGACGCTACGCCCGAACGATAACCTTATGGGCAATTCCTGGGGCGGTATCATGCGCGCGAACAGCTCGTATTATCAGGACCTGAGCGAGATGAAGTATCTCGAAGTGGTGGCTCGCGGTAATTCCGGCTCCATTTTCATTGACCTGGGTCTTATCAGCGAAGACGTCTCGATCAACGGCTATGCGCCTAACGGCATCTACAATGGCGAAAACCAGCTTGGTATGACGACTGCAAGGCACGATAGAGGTCTTGATGAACTTACTGGAAATGATGAAAGTCGGGTCGTCTGGGATTGCCGTTATTCTGTCTGTAAGGCAGATACCTTAAGTGCTTCTAGAGGGAACATCGACCCTTCGACGAGGGATGTTGCCGGCGATGATTTCAAGGACCTGGATGAAGAAAGCGATCCGCCGAGGAGCATTAACGGAACTGAAAACAACTTGGGTGAACGCGCTTACGATACCGAAGACATCAACAGGAACGGTTCCTTTGATACGGACATTAGTTTTGTCCGTTACCGAATCGACCTTTCTAGCACGGATAAGATTGAATTTGAAGAACTGAAAAATGGCTGGCGCAGATGGCGCATCCCGCTGAACCTGTACGATACGATAGTCTCTCCGATGGGCAGCGGCTATAAGGAAATTTTGGCGGAAGCTCAGTTTACCCGTATGTGGCTTGGCCGTCTTGGCCCGGGCGTTTCCGAGGCTAAGGTGCAGGTGGTAAGCCTTGGCGTCCTGGGAAATGCATGGGAAGAAAACACTGTCGCTAAGCTTTACCGGACCTCGACGAATGAAAATTCGCAAATTGTCGAAGTGAACGGTGTCGAGAACACTGTCACGGAATCGGTTTCTTCGGATACGACGTATATCAAGGTCTCTACAATCAACAATCGTGAAAATGCCAAGAAGTATTTCAAGTCCCCGAATACGGTGACGGAACGTGATGCGGATTCGAATGCCCCGCTCAAGGAAACTGCGCTTGTCTTGGAATACCACGACATGAGCCCTGGCCAGGAAGTGGGCGTTACGAGACTTTTCGAATCGGATACCAAGAATTTCTCGGCTTACAAGTCGTTGAAGATGGAAATCCATTACGAAAATGGTGGTGAAACGAAGGCCGACAAACCGCCTGTTCGCTTTGCCTTGCAGTTCGGTGAAGGGACGATTGATGGCTCCAGGGATTATTACGAATGGAGTTTCCGCCCGAAGGATTTGGATATGTCGGTTTGCACTCCTGATCGCGTGCAGGATTGCCATGAGCAGAACTGGATCGACAATGCCTTTGCGATGGACCTGTCCGATTTCTCGGACCTCAAGCGTGGACGCCACCCGCCGTATTTGGAACCTGTCGTGAAAAAGATCGGCGGCGACCGTGAAGAAGTGTTGCGCCTCGTGGGTAATCCGTCGATTACGAAGGTGGACTGGATTCGCTTTGTAATTATTGCGGATTCTACGGCATCGCGCAATGACCTCAAAGGTACGTTCTGGGTGAATGACTTGCGCCTTTCCGATATGGATACGGAATGGGGCTATGCAGCACGTGTAAATGGGCAAGTGAACTTTGCAGACTTTATTTCGCTTTCTGGAGCGGTGCGCTATCAGGATGGTGACTTCGCAACACTTTCCAATTCGGGCCGCTCTCCGAAGCCGGACCTTGCAACGGCTGCATCCCAGCTCGATGTTTCTGCTGACATTTCCATAGCTCTCAACAAGTTCTTGAACGATTCGCTCGGTTACCACATTCCGATGTCGTTTAGCTACCACAGTTCGACAAAACGCCCGTACATGAAGCCCACGGATGACATGATGCTCAAGAAGAGCAGCTTTGTGGATTTGACGGGGGATATGTTCCAAGGCGACCTTGCTGTTGAATCGGACGACGAAGAAAACAAGCTGAGGGACAATGCCGAATCGAAGGGCTATGAATCCTATGTGCAGGACTTGGGCTTCAGCGTGAGCTACCACAAGGATTACAAGGCTCGAGAATCCAAGCTTGGTGAATTCTTCTCGCAGGCATTCCTCGAACGTCCTGCGCTCAGCTATTCTTACCACCAGTCCGAAGGGCGCTCAACGACGTCGGCGGATTCTACGTATTCTTACCACACATTGTTCGAATACAAGTTGGGTACGTTTAGCATGTTCAAGTTCAAACCGTTCGAAGGCCTTGCCAAGTATTCCTGGCTCAAGGACCTCGCAAAGACTGAATTTGAACCATGGCCGCAGACTTTCGACGTGACCCTGTTCGACTTTAACTATGTACGCTATGTGAACCAAACGCGTGATCCGGACTTTGTGGAACCGCAGGTCGATAAGGTCGTGACCTATACTGCGGAACTTAACCACAAATTGAATTTGCGTTGGAACATCCTTTCGTTCCTTACGACGAGCTATTCCATTAATATCAAGCGCGATATGTTTGGCGGTGGCGACCGTGAAGGGTTCACTAAGGAAAACTTCTTTACGTTTGACAAGGGCGGCCTCTTTGCAAGTGGCTATATCTTTGACCATGATCATTCCGACAGGAAGGTCTACGTTTCTCGCGACAGCTTGGTGGTTATTCCGGTGGATACGGTGGCAAGGACCGATGCTAGCGGTAAGCAGCTCCCGATTGACATGCAGAATCCGGATTCCTATGAAATTCGCTATGACACGACTGCATTCTACAAAGTGGATAGCGTTGGACATCGCCAGTATGGCCGTGCTTATGGCATTCTTCGTAACGAACGTTCTAGAAACCAGCAGTTTAGGATAAACTTCAATCCCAAGCTGATTCCGTTTATACCGTTCAACATGCAGTTCTCCTCGGATTTCAACCAGCAGAAGAGCATTCCGGATGATTTTAGTTTCCTTGACCCCTCCAGTGTCGAGAAAAACTACTGGACGATTTCACAGACGAACCGCTTCGAGTTTACGCCTTCTTTGAGGGTTATTGAACTTGCAAACTTGTTCGGTAAGGATAATGCCGTCTCGGGATTTTTCAACAAACTCAAGTGGCGTGAAGTCAAGTTCAACTGGAATGCAAGCACGAACACAATTGGTGAAAACTTTACACTTGCCCAACTGTACGAAGAACAGGGTGTGACGCCGTTCCAGTATTACCTCTATGGCCTTGGCCTTGGGGATGGTCATGGCGGCCGTGGCCTTTGGAATATCATGACGGGTAACATGGGCATGACTAGCCGCGACGACTTTACTGGATTTGCCCAGTACAGGAATAAGAATGTAGACACGCTAGTCTATCAGGGCAGCTTCCGCAATTCCGTGTCACGTTCGTTGCAGATTTCTACAGGTTTTACCTTGCCGATCTGGGATATTTCCTTGTCGACGGATTTCCAGTGGAAAGAGGACTTCTCGCAGTCGCGCGAATATCCGCTGTATATTGACACGACGACGACGTTCCCGAAGTTTGGCATAGGGCTTTCTATTCCGAACATTGCGCAGAAGGTTTCGTTCCTGAACAGATTCCGCAGTGTGAGCTTGAACAGCCGCTTTGACTATAACCGCACAATGACGAGCCGTCCGTTCCAGAGCGCCGAAGATTCCTGGGTCCGCGTTTGGAACTTTAATCCGCTTATCCGTGTGACGTTCCTCTTGCAGAACAACATGCGCATCGAAAATAGCGTGCGTATGAAGATTGAATCGACAAACCGTCGCCCGAAGGAAGAGGTTATCTCTAATCCGTGCTGGCCAGACGAGTCCGAGGAAATTTGTACGGATACCACAAAGTACTTCCTTGAAACGCCGTGGATTCCGACTTGGCTTTACAATGACTTTGCCATTAACGTTGGCGATGACTTCTCGATTTCGTACCCGCTCAAGCTCGATAAGGGATTCCAGCTTTGGAAGTGGTTCTTTAAGCTCAAGAACAATATTGACTTGAAGCTTACCGCCGGTTATGATTACAGGAAGACTATCCGTAAGGAATACAAACCGGTGGATGGCTATGACATGATGAACGAGGAATCGGGTACGGATGGCGTATTTGTGCGTTATCAGTATGATTCCGGTGTGAAGCCTTTTGTCGCGTACAAGCCTAAGCTGGAACTGAACTATCGTACGGTTCCGTCGAGAACGCATGAATGGTTTATCCGTCCGAGCGCTTCTTACACGT